In Thermodesulfobacteriota bacterium, one genomic interval encodes:
- a CDS encoding acetamidase/formamidase family protein, with the protein MGDGRKDRNKGRAGIDRRDFLKYAGAAGTAFALSDFAIPEARAAEAKKAGPKGKVHVLACNEKTSTDGYWDNSTPPVLTIKSGDTVYVETGTHLMSRMKPGADINDWMTWFKEVIDKTPETYFFPDEVTGAQKIRKGAGHHHLTGPIYVEDAEPGDFLQVELLDIDPGPYGFNLNPETSFVNLGLLKEDYPKGKVRWYTVNRKDWTFEFQPGIKIPVRPFPGTIGVELPEKGMWSNVPPGRHGGNLDNKDLIKGTVLYLPVWVKGAGFKTGDSHFAQGHGEINLNALEGFFKNFTLRFTVRKDLGKLIDWPVGSSPTHWIMMGMHTDAYKSCQMAARQAVSFLNRHYGMEPMEAYAFCSQAVDFHVTQLVDYTIGIHAMIPKGCFVGKQYAGKNGLLIPKQA; encoded by the coding sequence AAGGGAAGGGCAGGGATCGACCGCAGGGATTTCCTGAAATACGCCGGCGCGGCGGGCACGGCATTCGCCTTGAGCGATTTCGCCATTCCGGAGGCCCGGGCCGCCGAAGCGAAGAAGGCGGGCCCGAAGGGCAAGGTCCACGTGCTCGCCTGCAACGAGAAGACCTCTACGGACGGTTACTGGGACAACTCCACGCCGCCGGTCCTGACGATCAAGTCGGGCGACACGGTGTACGTGGAAACCGGCACGCACCTCATGAGCCGGATGAAGCCGGGAGCCGACATCAATGACTGGATGACCTGGTTCAAGGAGGTCATCGACAAGACCCCGGAGACCTACTTCTTCCCGGACGAGGTCACGGGCGCCCAGAAGATCCGCAAGGGGGCGGGCCACCATCACCTGACCGGCCCGATCTACGTCGAGGATGCCGAGCCGGGCGACTTCCTGCAGGTCGAACTTCTCGATATCGATCCCGGCCCCTACGGCTTCAACCTGAACCCGGAGACCTCCTTCGTGAACCTCGGCCTCCTGAAGGAGGATTACCCGAAGGGAAAGGTCCGCTGGTACACCGTGAACCGGAAGGACTGGACGTTCGAGTTCCAGCCGGGAATCAAGATCCCCGTGCGCCCGTTCCCGGGGACGATCGGCGTCGAGCTGCCCGAGAAGGGGATGTGGAGCAACGTGCCCCCCGGCCGGCACGGCGGCAATCTCGACAACAAGGACCTGATCAAGGGAACCGTTCTCTACCTGCCGGTCTGGGTGAAAGGCGCGGGATTCAAGACCGGCGACTCCCATTTCGCCCAGGGGCACGGGGAGATCAACCTGAACGCCCTGGAAGGGTTCTTCAAGAACTTCACCCTGCGCTTCACCGTGAGAAAGGATCTGGGCAAGCTGATCGACTGGCCCGTGGGGTCGAGTCCGACCCATTGGATCATGATGGGGATGCATACCGACGCCTACAAATCGTGCCAGATGGCGGCGCGGCAGGCGGTCTCGTTCCTGAACAGACACTACGGAATGGAGCCGATGGAGGCCTACGCTTTCTGTTCCCAGGCGGTCGACTTCCACGTGACGCAGCTCGTTGATTATACGATCGGGATCCACGCGATGATTCCCAAGGGCTGCTTCGTCGGAAAGCAGTATGCGGGAAAGAACGGCCTCCTGATCCCGAAACAGGCCTGA